The genomic interval TTACTAGTTGTCATGTTTCTATCCTTCTAAAAGTAGCAATAAAACTGTGGGAGATACACTGAGTTACAGATTTATTCTGCAAAACGGACATATCTAATAACTATGAAAAAGCGATCAATCAGTCTACAAGCTCACAGCTAATGACTTCCCAGATGTAAGTAGCGTAAGTAAAAATATGGCCTCTAACGTCTTCCCGAAGATAGAAACGGAGCAGAAGGTCGCTCAGGTAGGACTAAATTGAATCGTGAACTCGGCAGACAGCAGAGATTACACCTGCCTAGATCCGCTAGCTATAGGGAACTAGTGACACCTTGCTTCAGGCATGGTCTAAGGTACGAAGGACAAAGGGTTTATAACTTTGCCGGTTCTCTTGATTACCCTTTGCTCATTAGGTGCGTTGCTGATATCACCGGGGCCAGATGTAGCCCAGATCGTCGATCACTAGGGGCGTATCGGGAAAGTCGCGCTGGGTGAACTGGCGCACCAGCACCACGCCGCCAAAGTGGTCGTCAAGGTAAGGGACACCGTTGCGATCGAGGGCGACGGGGATGATGCGCCCGCTGACGAAGTTGCCCTGGGCATCGAGGTCGGTTTGCAGAATCAGCGAGGTGCCCAAGGGGCCAACGGTAGAAAGACTGCGGTAGCCGAGGAAATTTCCGAGGGAATAGGCGATCAGCTTGTTGTTGTACAGCTCGATCGCCCTAGGAACGTGGGGACCATGGCCAAGCACCAAATCGGCTCCGTGGTCAACAACGGCGCGCGAGAAGCGCACGACGTTGCCGCGATTTTCGGAGTAGAACATCTCGTCTTGATCGCGGGTGACGGTGGCATCGGTGCCCTCTTTGCCGGCGTGGAAGGAGACGACGACGACATCGGCCTGGGCGTTGGCGGTCTCTACTAGGGCGATCGCAGCCTCTATATCCTGCACCCGGTTGTGCTCTTGGTAGTTGCTAAAGCCGATGAACGCCACGGTTTGTCCCTGGGCCTCGACGTACAAAATTTCGCCTTTGCGGCCCACGGCCTTCATACCCGCCGCTTCGATGTGGGCGATGGTATCGGTAAAGCCCTGCTCAAAGAAATCCATGGAGTGGTTATTGGCCACGCTCAGAACGTCAAACCCGGCCTCTTTGAGCACGCTAGCGTACCAGGGCGGGGTGCGAAAGGCGAAGGTATTGGCGCTGCCGGTGTCTTTGGCGCTGCTGGGCACTTCTGTAAGGGTGCTTTCAAAATTGCCGAAGGTAATATCGGCTTCGCCCAGGTGGTATTGAATGCTGCCAAACAGGTATTGCCAGTCGTTGGGCAGACGGTAGCGCTGGTAGTCGGTACCGGGAATGATGTCGCCCACGGCCTTGATGGTTAGGGCCACGGGGGCCGCTAGGTCGGGGATCGCCAAAGCTGCTGTAGACGCTGCCGGAAGCAGGGGCTCGATCGCCTGAGTCATACCGGCCTTGGCGGCAGGTAGTGACTGGGTTGGGCTAGGTTCGCGCTGCTGTTCGTAACGCCATTGAGTGATCCCAGCGGCCAGGCCAAACCCGAGCACCGTTGCCATAGACAATGCTCCCCAACGCCAGCGGCCTCTAGTCCTCGCCGCTGGCGCTGGCCCTGATGCCGTTGATCTGCGATCGCTGGGCGCGACTTCCGCAGTCTTCTCCTCCAACGTTCCATCGACAAAAATGGTGGCTGGAGGCGCTGGGGCGGCAGCATCTAGGCTAAAGACCTGCTGCCAGCGGTGTTCCAGGGGGCGATCGGTGCCATCCACCACCTTGAGTTCGGCGATATCTGGCAGAGCGAGAGCCGTCACTACGGCATGAATGCGATCGAGATGCTGGGGCAGCCCGTCACGGTGAGGGGTGGTGAGCAGCACGTAGAGAGTGCGATCGCGCCGAGAAACCTCTACTCGCAGCGCTGGATCATTCAGGGCGGTGGTGAGCAACTCGGCGATCGCGGCCATGTTGCCCCGCTGAGCCTGGGGCCATTGAGACAGTTGGGTCAGGTCAGCAATAGTCACAAACGAAAGGGTATCCAGGCTCCAAAGTTATGCAAATCATACCGGTGGAGCAAAAAGAAATTACTAACCTCACAAAAAATGCCCTGCTAGCCAAGAGCCAACGGGGCAAAGACGAGTCTATCGAACACTGGCAAACTTAGAGGAATCTCCACTTTTGCCACAAGACATAGGACTTTTCAAACATCCTCTCAGCGAATTGCCGGAAGGAAAATTGTCTCTCTCTGGTCTAGACGACCTCAACAGAGGTAAAAAACACGGTGGGTGCATTGCTAATCGCCTCAGCTCACGCAACAAAAGCAGGCCCAGATTTAACCTTGCCTACCGAGACTCCAGCACCCCGCCAAAGCTAGAGCCGACAATTCGAGGCTGCCCGTCCAGCATTTGTACCGTGAACGATCGCTGTTCTCGTTGAGTAGAGCCATCGGGATAAACATAGGTGTTCTCGCCCACAAACTCAACGCTGTTTGCGGTTTGTCCCGTTACCCGCAGATTCTCAACCGAAACACGATCGAATTGGGAAAAAAAGCCGGGGTCAAACTGCTGCGCTAGCGGACCGCTAAACTGCGATCGCGCCGCATCCCAAGATTTGCTCGAAACATGACTATACAGAGTTGCCACCGTCGCCTGGGCTGCCTCGGGCGTTAGCTCGCCACCCTCTGGAGCTGGTGGAGCCGGTGGTTCAGGTTCTACAACCTCTTCATCTGACGCATCGACCATCTCTGGCTCTGGGGCAGTGGGTGCCTCAGGCTCGGCCTCAGCCGATTCGACAGCGGCCTCGGGGGGTGCGGCAGGCGCTTCCGCTTTGGGCTCAGATTCAACGGCTGTAGGCTCAGCTTCGGCAGGTGCATCAGCGGAGGGAGCCGTGGCCACCACTGAAGTTTCGTCTTCTGGGGTAGACGAGGCTGAGCGCCACGCCTGCCAGCCGAGCAGACCGGCGATCGCTACTACAGACGCCGCCAAGGCTCCTGCCACTAAGGGCAACCAGCTAGCTGACGACGACTCTCGCCGCTGCATCGGTGCCTTCGCTGCTGGCACCCTGGCTGCCGGCACCTGAGCCGCTGGCACCTGGGCTGCTGCTGTCAGCTGAGTTCGTTCTCGCGGCCGTCCGACCACCACTGTGGCGGCGGTGGTGCGGGGAGTCTGCCCCTGGGGCGGCGGCGCAGCTGGCACATACCGACTCAAGGCCGGGGGCAACTTCCTTAGGGCAGCCAGAGCCTCAGTAGCAGTGGTGTAGCGGGTGCGAAAGTCGTAGCGCACCATCACCTCCAAGACATCCAGCAGGGCAGGATTGGCCTGAGGCGCGTAGCGCTGCCACTCCAGCTCACCGCTGTGGGGGTCGGGATGCAGCTCAGTCGGCGGGTAGCCGGTCAGAGCCTGAATGCCCAAGATGCCAACGGCATAGATATCGCTGCTGAACTGGGGTCGCCCAGCCACCTGCTCACTGGGCATATACCCCTGGGTGCCAATGGAGATGGTGTGGCTGAGGCCAGAGCGCAGGGCGGTGGCCTGGGCGCTCACCTGCTTCACCGCGCCAAAGTCAATCAGCACGAGGCGGCGATCGCTGGCGCGGCGAATCAAATTCGAGGGCTTGATGTCGCGATGGATGACGCCGTGGGAATGAACAAAAGCCAAAATTCCTAGCAGATCGCCCAGGAAGGCGGCAACCTGGGCCTCAGTCCAAGGGGTTCCTAGTTCCTCCGCTAGGGAGTGACCTTCGATCAGCTCCTGGGCCAGGTAAAACTCTTGCCCTTCCTCAAAGTGGGCCAGCAGCCCCGGAATCTGTGGGTGCGTCCCCAGCTTGTAGAGGGTCTGGGCCTCAGTATCAAATAGCCGCCGCGCCGTTTGCAGCTCTTCAGCACTGGTCACCTGGGGTTTGAGCTGCTTTACCACGCAGAGCGGATGCCCCGGCAGGTGCAGGTCTTGGGCGCTAAAGGTTTGGCCAAAACCCCCAGAGCCCAAGGGCTGTACGAGCCGATAGCGGCCCCCCAGCGGTCTAGATTCTGGCGGAAGGTTGGGAAACGAAGCGGTCATAGCCATGGACGAGTGACGTTTGAACTATTAGACGACAGTCTAGCGGGTATCGTTACCCCCCCTAGGGTAGCGCTCAGCGGCATAACCCTAAATATAGCGATGGCCACAGATGCCGACTTGGCCGATTTTAGGGTGACGCACTGAACCATCGGCGGGTTCCCGAGGGAGGCAACGGGGTGACGGCAAAAGAATAAAAGTAGAAGAGCGAAAGGCTAAAAAGGTTCGCTAGCTTGAATCGGAATAGCTTGGCTGTCCCAACCCAGCTTCACTAGCTGTAAGCTTTCAGAACTGCCAGAGCTATAGGAATTCGCCCTAAAATAGGTTCGACAAAGTCATCGGCTCCAAGTTTTGGTTGCAGAACATGGAAATCGACCCCTATGCCTCTCACCACCTCGATGCGGTTATTCGGCTGGCGCTGCGGGCCTGGGCACCCGTTTTTGATTCAATTCAAACCACAATGAATGCCGAGGTGTATCAAGCGTTCTATCCCGATCAGTGGCGGGGGAGTCAGCAAAAGGCTGTCGAGGATGTCTGCGCTGGAGAAGACACCCATGTGTGGGTTGCTAGGGAAGCAGACTCTGTTGTGGGGTTTGTCGCCGTCAAGCTGCACCCGGCAGACAGTATGGGTGAGATCTATATGGTTGCCGTCGATCCAAATTTTCAGGGTCGCGGCATTGGCAGCACTCTGACAAACTTTGCCCTGGACTGGATGAAAGAGGCTGGCATGGCGATCGCGATGGTTGAGACCGGTGGTGATCCTGGCCATGCCCCAGCCCGACATACTTACGAAAAGGCAGGCTTTGATCTGTGGCCAGTCGCTAGATACTTCAAAAAGCTCTAGTGCGATCGCCGCCACTCCGGCCGGCACCATGCCCACGCTTTGGGCCAAGCGGATTCTCTATAGAAGCCGTTTCCCTGACCCAGCCCCTACTCCAACGACTCGCGATACCGCGCCAGCAGGGGCTGCAGAAAGTCATAGCCATCGACGCCAATCACGGCGAGGAACTGGCGACGGTGGTCGGCGAGAATGCCCTCAAAGGTCTCTGGCCCCAGTTGCCCATAGAGAATGCTGAGCAGAGCCGCAGGCTGCCGCCATTCTGGGGAGTCGATTTGGTGGTGTAGATACATGCCGAGGCAGCCGGTGAGCACCGCTTGTTCGAGGTTGCCGTCGCCTTGGTAAGCAGCGGCGAGGTGGGCAAAATTGGAGGCCATTAGAAAGCGATCGCCGATCGCCTGCGCCACCTGAAGCCCTTGCTGGAGAGACTCGATCGCATCCCGATATTGCCCGAGCTTGAGCTGGGCGATGCCGAGACTGTTGGCGCAGAGGGCCTGGCTGGGGCGATCGCCCACCTGCTCCGACAGAGCTAGCCCCTGCTCTAGGTAGCTGAGCACGGTTTCGTACTGTTCGGCTTCCAATAGCTGAGATTGGCCCTGGGCAACCTGGCTGTAGCCCACGTTGGCCAGGGCGTTAGCCTGACCAATGCGATCGCCGCTCTGGCGGGCCAAAATCAGCGCCCGCTGGCTGTGACCCTGGGCGGCCTCAAAGTCTTGCTGGGCCACCGAGGTGCGACTGAGATGGTTGAGACTGGCGATTTCGCAAGGCACATCGTGGGCCTCGCGGGCCACCTCCAGGGCCTGCTGGTGAAAGCGCTGGGCCTGGCTATAGTTGCCCAGCGCCCGCTGTGAATAGCCCAGCAGGGTGAGAATGCGGGCTTTTACCGCTGTGTTGGGCACGGCCTGCAGGGGCTGATCGAGATACTCCAGCAGGGCGCGGAGGGGTTCCCCAGATAAAGCGGTAAATAGACCGCCGTAGAGTGGGAAATAGCTCTGGTTAGCAAACTGCCGCAGCCCCTGGAGCGCCAGCTGAAACGAGCCCGTCGACAGAATGCGCTGCCCCTGCTGGCCCAGACGGTCAGAGATCTGCCCCCAGACCACGGCAAAGGTGAGAAAGGTCGCGATCGACAGCCGCTTGCCAGATTGGGGGTCGTAGGGCTGGCGATCGAACCAGTTCACCAGGGCCAGCTGCAGGCGCTGCAAAACCACCCCCCAGGCAATCCAGTCGGTCACGGCTAGGGGAGCCGTCACGCCAGCGGCAGTGACCGTTTGATGCTGAGCTAGATCAACAAACAGGCGTTTTAGCGCCAGGTTATTCACAATTTTGCCCCAGTACTGCCACGGGCCAGACTGCTCGCCAGGCTCACTAAAGCCCAGCTGCTGGCCCTGGGCATAGATCCACCCCACGACGTCGCCTTCGAGCTGCTGCCAAGCGGCCAGCCCCTGGTCAAGCCCATCAGCTAGGGTGGCCAGGGCAGGGGCAGTCTCGGCAGCCGAGACCGATTCGGACGGCACAGGAGCCTGCTTAAGCGCCCGCACCAGCTGCCCCAGCTGTTCTCGAGAGAGGGGCTGATCGCGGTTGGGGTCAAGGGCAGCGAGGAGGCGAGACAGCCGGTCTTCGGGCGGTGCGTTGAGAATTTCGGCTTCTACGCCGGTCAGCACCGCCGTGGCTTGGTTGTCGGCCTGCCAGCGCTCCCATTCACCCTGAATAGTGCGGAGGGCACGCTGTTGGCGCAGCGCTTTGGCCTGCTTAAATTCGTCACTGCCGGGGGCCAGGTCGGGCTCTAGAGCTGCCAGCGTCGTGGCCAAGGCCCGCTCAAACAGTTCGCCACCGCCTGGCTCGATGCCCGCTTGCAGCATGCGGTAGACCTGCTGTTTTGACTGAATTCTGCCCTTGAGGGTAGCGGCCACTATGTCATCAATGAGGGCCTGGTAGGGTTGAGCCATAGATCGCCATGCCGTTAAAACTGTGGAGGAGCCGTTGCCCAAGTGTGCCACAGATTTTTCTGAGATTCAGCCCGCTAGCGGTAGAGTGCCATAGCCGGTGAAGCCTGGGCTAGGACAGCCTAAAACGCCAGGATTCAGGGCCCATCGAGTATTTTTTCGTTTTTCGCTCTTCTACTTTCTTTTTTGCCACAAGGAAACAAAGCCCGGCGAAATCCTAGGGTAAGGTAGCCTGGGAAAAGCGCATTCAATTCCCTTAAAGCTATGGGCGGGGTTCCGTGGAGCACGACCCACGCCGGGGTGCATCGGCTGCTGAAAGTTCGTCCGCTGCTGCCTCGGGGGGCGACAGGGTTATTGGCGGTGTCGGGTGGGCAAGATTCGGTGTGCCTGCTCAAACTGCTGGTCGATCTGCGGCCCAAGTGGAGCTGGCAGCTGCGGGCGGTGCACTGCGATCACCGCTGGCGGCCCGACTCGGCGGCCAACGCCAATTTTGTGCGGCAGCTCTGCGAAGGCTGGGGCGTTCCCTGTGAGGTGGTTACCGCCGATGCCGACTATGCTACCGAGGCCCAGGCTCGGCATTGGCGATATCGGGTATTTGAAGATTTGGCCAGACAAGCACGCTGTAGCCACGTGGTAACGGGGCATACGGCAAGCGATCGCACCGAAACCCTGCTCTACAACCTGCTGCGGGGAAGCGGCACCGATGGTCTCCAGGCCCTGGCCTGGCAGCGGCCCCTCTCCCAAGACAGCCCCGTTGCCGTGGTGCGCCCCCTGCTCGGGCTGACGCGCCAGCAGACCGCAGAGTTCTGCCGCCAGTTTGACCTGCCCATCTGGCCCGATGCCACCAACCAAGACACCGGCTATGCCCGCAACCGCATTCGCCTAGAGCTATTGCCCTACCTGCAACAGCACTTCAACCCTGGGGTAGACGTGACTTTGGCCCAGACAGCGGAGCTGCTCACCGCTGAGGTCGAGCTGCTAGAGGCGATGGCAGGCGAGTTATATGGGTCATCGGTCTCATCCCCAGATGGGGATAGCGAAGTGTGGAAAATTCAGCGATCGCCCCTCAAAACCGCGCCGTTGGCCCTCCAGCGGCGGGTGCTGCGGCGGCTGCTTCAGCAGGTAACTCTAGCCCAAATCAGCTTTGAGCATGTCGAGAAACTCGTCGCCCTGCTCGCCGCCCCCCAGGGCAGCCAGAGCGATCCCTTCCCCGGTGGGCTAGTTGCTGTGGTAGACGGCGACTGGCTGGTGCTAAAGGCATCCCATGCTATGTGAGGCGGCATGGGATGGCGAAGGTTCTAGAATGGCAGTAGTTCTATTTACCCTGTCTGCGTGGGCTAACCCATGACCTTACCCCCCGCACTACGCTATCGCTTGGTACGCCTGCAATCCTTGGGGCGATCGCTCAATCGCCCTACTGTGTGGGGCGGTCTTGGCCTGCTGGGTCTGCTAGCCGTGGCCGTACCCCAGTACTTGCGCAACCCCGAGTGGCGCAGTCAGTACAACCCCGCCGTTGACAGCGCCGCCGTTGACCCCAGCACCAACGTGGGCAACTTATCTAACGACGATTTGGCCGACCTGGCCGAAATCGACAATCTGGCCGTGTTACTCGACCAGATTCAGCCCACTACAGCTACGGCTTTAGAGGGGGAGGAGGCGCGATCGCCCAACACCGATGCCCTGGCGCTGCCCACCGCTACAGAGGAGCAGCAGGCCCCCACTAGCCCCTTTGCCAACTATTTAGAGCGCAGCCGCTTTCGGTTTAGCCCCTCAGCCAGCGGCGGCGAAGCCAATCTGGATACCGCCCGATCGCTTGACCCTTCGTCAGCCGATCCGACAGCGTCTGGCGAGGGCGCACCACAACCCAGCGCCTTGCAACAAGCACTTAATCAGCGCCGTGCCGACACCGCTCCTGCCGCTGAGACAGCATCTGAGGAGCGCAATCCGGTAGCTGAAGCTGCCCCTACCGACAATCTCACGCCCTCGCCCTGGATGGTCGAAGGCAGCCTGCCTGGAGTAGATCAGCGGTTTATTCGCACGACCCCGCAGATGTCGCCACCGCCGGGGACAACAGGTTATACATTGCCGCCAACGCTAGCGCCTAGCCCAGCAGCAGTCGCCCCAGCGGCTCCAGTAGCGCCAGCTGCGCTCAACTTAAACCTTGGGGCTCCAGCCGCCACGCCCTCTGCGGAGGTAACGGCGCAGCCTACGTCTGGTGTGCCAAGCAATGTCCCTAGCTCCACTCTTCAACCAGAACCTGCTCCCTTTTCCGCCCCGAGGCCACCCGGCGTTTACACCGGAAACGGCTATATCAACACGTTCTCAGACCCAAGCGGGCCAGCAAATTAGGCAAAGGCGACAGCCTGCTTAACCCTTTCAGGCGGTTCACTCGGAAGTTCAACGGTGAAATACGCACTAAAGCATACTGACACGGCTTATTTCTCGCTACAAAAAGAGGATGACTAGGCCTTTGCCCAGTCATCCTCCTAAGAATTTCAAACAATGGCGGCTCTAGTCAGCGTTTGACTCTGGGTAGGGGTCACTCAGTTGCTCAGTCTCTGGGCAATCTTCAGAGACATTAATCTCGACATCGCCTCGGGGGACGGCGGCGAGGCGCTTGGTGACTGCGCCGATGCTCTCTAGGCGCACCATTTCTTCCCAAGAGCAAATCTCGTCTTCTTCCTCAGTTTCGTAGCGAAAGGTGACCAGATCGCCTTCAATGTCTAAAATCTTCGCCCGCTCAATCCAACGCTGTTGATCCCGGAGAAAAATCCACACATCTTGACCATCACAACAGAGTTGATAGATCTTGCGGTGTAGCATAATCGCGGCTCCTTCACAGGTAACATCAACGCTCATATCGCTTCACTAGCGGAGGGGAGCGTTCACCCAGCTGAAACGAGGTTGCCCTACATCATAGGCCTTGCTTTGCCACGTGGTTGTGCACTCGCTCTGGCTAAACTACGCATCAGCAGTTTGGGTAGATGACCAGCAGCTACGGGTCGTAGCTAATCCTGGTTCTGTACCTTAACATTCCCCGAGGCATTCATTCTTCTCATATCAGTGAAGCGAAGACTGTAGTGTAACAAGCCTTACGTTCGCTTGCCCACAGGGGGCTGGGGCCGAGCGCTATAGTGAGAAATTAGCCCTATTCTCGGTCTTGCCCTATGCTGCTGCACCTCTGCACCTGGCCCGAAGTTGAGGCCTACCTGACTCAATCGTCGGGCATTATTTTGCCGATTGGCTCTACGGAGCAGCACGGCCCTACTGGCCTGATTGGCACGGACGCCATCTGCGCCGAGGTGGTGGCCAAGGGTGTAGGAGAAGCCGCCAACGCCCTGGTTGGCCCCACCATCAATGTCGGTATGGCGCTGCATCACACGGCCTTTCCCGGCTCTATGACCCTGCGCCCCAGCACGCTCATTGCCGTCATTTTGGACTACCTTACGCCCCTGGTGCGCCACGGCTTTACTCGGTTCTTTTTTGTCAACGGCCACGGCGGCAATATTGCCACCCTCAAGGCGGCCTTTGCTGAAGC from Nodosilinea sp. FACHB-141 carries:
- a CDS encoding CapA family protein; translation: MTIADLTQLSQWPQAQRGNMAAIAELLTTALNDPALRVEVSRRDRTLYVLLTTPHRDGLPQHLDRIHAVVTALALPDIAELKVVDGTDRPLEHRWQQVFSLDAAAPAPPATIFVDGTLEEKTAEVAPSDRRSTASGPAPAARTRGRWRWGALSMATVLGFGLAAGITQWRYEQQREPSPTQSLPAAKAGMTQAIEPLLPAASTAALAIPDLAAPVALTIKAVGDIIPGTDYQRYRLPNDWQYLFGSIQYHLGEADITFGNFESTLTEVPSSAKDTGSANTFAFRTPPWYASVLKEAGFDVLSVANNHSMDFFEQGFTDTIAHIEAAGMKAVGRKGEILYVEAQGQTVAFIGFSNYQEHNRVQDIEAAIALVETANAQADVVVVSFHAGKEGTDATVTRDQDEMFYSENRGNVVRFSRAVVDHGADLVLGHGPHVPRAIELYNNKLIAYSLGNFLGYRSLSTVGPLGTSLILQTDLDAQGNFVSGRIIPVALDRNGVPYLDDHFGGVVLVRQFTQRDFPDTPLVIDDLGYIWPR
- a CDS encoding serine/threonine-protein kinase gives rise to the protein MTASFPNLPPESRPLGGRYRLVQPLGSGGFGQTFSAQDLHLPGHPLCVVKQLKPQVTSAEELQTARRLFDTEAQTLYKLGTHPQIPGLLAHFEEGQEFYLAQELIEGHSLAEELGTPWTEAQVAAFLGDLLGILAFVHSHGVIHRDIKPSNLIRRASDRRLVLIDFGAVKQVSAQATALRSGLSHTISIGTQGYMPSEQVAGRPQFSSDIYAVGILGIQALTGYPPTELHPDPHSGELEWQRYAPQANPALLDVLEVMVRYDFRTRYTTATEALAALRKLPPALSRYVPAAPPPQGQTPRTTAATVVVGRPRERTQLTAAAQVPAAQVPAARVPAAKAPMQRRESSSASWLPLVAGALAASVVAIAGLLGWQAWRSASSTPEDETSVVATAPSADAPAEAEPTAVESEPKAEAPAAPPEAAVESAEAEPEAPTAPEPEMVDASDEEVVEPEPPAPPAPEGGELTPEAAQATVATLYSHVSSKSWDAARSQFSGPLAQQFDPGFFSQFDRVSVENLRVTGQTANSVEFVGENTYVYPDGSTQREQRSFTVQMLDGQPRIVGSSFGGVLESR
- a CDS encoding GNAT family N-acetyltransferase; the protein is MEIDPYASHHLDAVIRLALRAWAPVFDSIQTTMNAEVYQAFYPDQWRGSQQKAVEDVCAGEDTHVWVAREADSVVGFVAVKLHPADSMGEIYMVAVDPNFQGRGIGSTLTNFALDWMKEAGMAIAMVETGGDPGHAPARHTYEKAGFDLWPVARYFKKL
- a CDS encoding tetratricopeptide repeat protein, with the protein product MAQPYQALIDDIVAATLKGRIQSKQQVYRMLQAGIEPGGGELFERALATTLAALEPDLAPGSDEFKQAKALRQQRALRTIQGEWERWQADNQATAVLTGVEAEILNAPPEDRLSRLLAALDPNRDQPLSREQLGQLVRALKQAPVPSESVSAAETAPALATLADGLDQGLAAWQQLEGDVVGWIYAQGQQLGFSEPGEQSGPWQYWGKIVNNLALKRLFVDLAQHQTVTAAGVTAPLAVTDWIAWGVVLQRLQLALVNWFDRQPYDPQSGKRLSIATFLTFAVVWGQISDRLGQQGQRILSTGSFQLALQGLRQFANQSYFPLYGGLFTALSGEPLRALLEYLDQPLQAVPNTAVKARILTLLGYSQRALGNYSQAQRFHQQALEVAREAHDVPCEIASLNHLSRTSVAQQDFEAAQGHSQRALILARQSGDRIGQANALANVGYSQVAQGQSQLLEAEQYETVLSYLEQGLALSEQVGDRPSQALCANSLGIAQLKLGQYRDAIESLQQGLQVAQAIGDRFLMASNFAHLAAAYQGDGNLEQAVLTGCLGMYLHHQIDSPEWRQPAALLSILYGQLGPETFEGILADHRRQFLAVIGVDGYDFLQPLLARYRESLE
- the tilS gene encoding tRNA lysidine(34) synthetase TilS, coding for MGGVPWSTTHAGVHRLLKVRPLLPRGATGLLAVSGGQDSVCLLKLLVDLRPKWSWQLRAVHCDHRWRPDSAANANFVRQLCEGWGVPCEVVTADADYATEAQARHWRYRVFEDLARQARCSHVVTGHTASDRTETLLYNLLRGSGTDGLQALAWQRPLSQDSPVAVVRPLLGLTRQQTAEFCRQFDLPIWPDATNQDTGYARNRIRLELLPYLQQHFNPGVDVTLAQTAELLTAEVELLEAMAGELYGSSVSSPDGDSEVWKIQRSPLKTAPLALQRRVLRRLLQQVTLAQISFEHVEKLVALLAAPQGSQSDPFPGGLVAVVDGDWLVLKASHAM
- a CDS encoding DUF6679 family protein yields the protein MLHRKIYQLCCDGQDVWIFLRDQQRWIERAKILDIEGDLVTFRYETEEEDEICSWEEMVRLESIGAVTKRLAAVPRGDVEINVSEDCPETEQLSDPYPESNAD